agagggaaaggaaaaaaaagaaagattaacagAATGAAGTGTATAATTAAATACCTGCATATACAAGGACTTCATATTCAAAAGGAGAACCAAGAACACCAAATGGAtactctcttcaacaaatggttttgggaaaactggataaccacaGGCAGGAAAATGAACTGGGACTCCTATCATACTACACTCACAAAAACCAACCAGAAATGGATagaagacttaaacataagataGTATACTTATAttagtctgtgtctctcatgagtaaataaaatcttttaaaaaaaaagagtatttaggGAATAGATGGGTAGGGAAGATGCATACTCCATTAACATTCCCAAGCTTTTTCTTCCTATAACTCAATGGATCTGGCCGTAACCCTCTGAAATCAATAGTTTATTAGTACAGTTTTGCCTGCATCTTCTTGAGACCAGTACTTCCATACTAAATCTTTTGACTTAGGACATTCTTTTGAACTGCTAATCGACGTGTAGTTTGTTTTCAGAAGTCTCTGAAATGGGTCATTAATGGCACATTAGTAAAATTAACCCCAAGGTCTTACTTTTGCCCAAGTGCCAACAATTCAGTGACAAAGATTTTTTGACCAAACTTCAGTCACTTTTGAACTTTCTAGATCTGTGCATTTACTTATAAAATCAAGATTTAGTAAGAACCCTGTCAGTTTAACTAGAACCCTCTACCTTTAATATGTGATCACCCCTGATACCTGATCAggttcctcaccctctgccttcACCCAGGGTGCTGTGTGATCAGGCTGGCCTGCCTTCAGCAGGGATCCTGTTTGGTTGGTTTAACCAGAACACCATTACCCCTGGTGTTTCCTTAGAATTTTTTCAGGCACTGACCCTCACCTTATTCCCTGACTATACATTTCCACTTGTCCAATCTTCAGACTGTGAACTTGCAGTCTACCTTGTAAGTTTTAGGAGCAGCATCTGCTCCTTTTCCACCTGCATTTTGAGTAATGTGAAACAGATGATGCTTTCATTGTTCCTTCATGTATCCTCAAGACAGGTTAGAACAGATGTATACAATTTGGAAACATGGTCCAGTCTGCTTCCTCCAGTTTGAGGGGTGAAACTGGGCAGCCCCTATCAATACCACGCAAGGGAGAGTTGGGACAAGAGTAAAAATGCCACAAAACATTACTAACATTTTGAAGATGGCTTTTGGCTTGTTTGGGCATTTGCTTGTTTCTATAAACCATTGACTGTTTTCCAGAGGTATTACAAAGTTGGCTcagaaagtttttttgtttttccagtttctgTAAGGGAACAATAGCTTGGAGATTCCTAGTTCTGCGTTTTTAAGATGTCACTCCAggaactgtatttttatttcctgttccaataatttttacttttaaatgagtAAGGTCGGGGAAGCTTTATAAACTGCTAAAAATTACAGACCTTATCAAAAATACAATTGGGATTTTACTCTCCTAATGAAAAGTGCTTTTGTCTTACCACATATTAGGAGCACATAATTAAGCAGGAAAAGGATTGTCTTAGCTTGGgcattgtaaaaaaaataccatagactgggtggtttaaacaacaaacatttatttcttacagttctagaggctggggaATCCCATGATCAAAGTGCTGGCAAAATTCTGGTGAAGGTCCAGTTCCTGGCTTGTGGATAGCTGCTTTCTCTGTGCCGCATTCATATGACCTTTCCTTGGTGTATACACATGCAAAGCAACCTCTTATaatctttctcttccattttatgGGTACTTTTCCCATCATGAGTGtcctaccctcatgacctaatctaaacctaattatttcCTTACAGtgccatctccaaataccatcacactagAGATCAgggcttcaatgtatgaattggggggtggggtggggagggggtacaATAGTCCTAATAGGGATTTTTCTCATTCACCCAActaacagacttttaaaaaataggttaagCAGGGATGGCATTCAAAGTACTTTGTTCAGGAGCCTCATGCTGAAAGACATGATCATAGTTTGAAAAATGCAAAGGCACACTATAATTTGGGTCAgacttaaaatcagaaatgtcatttctcccaaaataaataatataaatttgatGCAATTCCAACTAGAATATCAAAGCATTTTTGTATTTCAAGAACACAGTCTTCATTTATATAGGAAGAAAATTAACTTAGAATAGCCAATAAAATTATGCAGCAAGGAGGACTTGGTCTTTTATGcaatatcaaaatataataagGCTAATGTTAAATCAGTTTATCaactaatatattaatatagaagtagaaaaatagaTTAGTGAAATGAGAATACAGAAATAGGTCTTGGTATAAATGAAAGTACAAGGCAGTTTCAGTTGAATGAAGAAAAGATCATGTGGTTAAAGGATTACATAGCTAAGTTTCAGTTGAACAGAAAAGGATGGTATTGGTAAAGAATTAAGAATAGGCCTTTCCCACTGACCCATGTCTGGAAAGATGACCATTCTACCAGTTTCCTTGAAGAAAATACTACTGTAGATTTCTCATTTATATCCTGTACCTGGACTGAGGCAGGTTGTGGGGAAGCTGTGAATTGGCATGTAGATATCAATAGTCTATGTGACTAAGGCATCATAAGTCTTGGGAAACCAAGGCAGCAGCTTCCCTGTGCTTAAGTGGGTATCAGTTTCACAACTGGGTGTGTATATCACACCACGCAGATGCAGTACTGGGTTACCATAAGATGTCCTGGATGAGAATGTTAATGTTTCCCAATGCTTAGAAACCACATCCATTCTGACCTTTTCTCCCCTGAGCAGTGTGGAGGCCCTGGAAACTGTGCTTACTTGGGCAGTCACAGGACTATGaaggtgtttttggttttttggtcaGGGCAAGGCTAATAATAAACTGTGTTaaagcctgttttgtttttttgattggTGGTTCAAATCTGTGATTGCTGTTGGTGGACACCACAAGTTGGTCAGAACAATGTGACCAGCTGCTGAATAGATGGATTATTTTAACAAATTGTGCTTGTATAACTGGAAACCCatatggaagaaaataacaaGGAATCCTCTTTTTTAtatgacattaaaaattaaattctagatAGACCAGatatttacatattgaaaaaagcaaataaacaactTGCAAGGAAAACCTAAGAAATATACAATCGAAAGATTAAAATATCTTAACCAATTCATAAGcttagaaaaaattaatacatatctGGTTACACAGAAATTTAGggtattttaatggaaaaatcatttttgtgATTAGACAAATTAGACAAAAATTAGACAAATTCCTAATGTCTTTAATGTCTAAAGAGGTCTTAAAAATTGACAGAGATAAATAATCCTATAGGAAAATGAGCtaacattataaaaatttacaaagaagCAAATCTAGGAGCAGGTGGTTATACTCATCAACATGAATTTAAGTAATATATCTGTTGCAGTGTTAGAGGAGAGTTGTTTTTGAAAATGACTGATagcatctattaaaataaaaaaaatagcatatgtCCTTTGATCTAACAATCTCTTGTCTGTAATCTATCCCCTAGAAATAAACATATCTGATACTTAAGGTCCAATTTTAAGAGTGCTTATTGTAGTGTTCTTTGTGGTGGCAAATAACTAGCAACAAGTTGAATCAGTAAGGGGGAATGTCAGAGTAAATTTGAAGTGTGCAGTATCACAGATATTACTCATCTTACTCTATGTGACTATCCTAATCGTTGTTGTACCTTGGCACTAGCCAACTACTGGCACCAAAAGGTAATCCCTCCTAGTTTGGTTTGAATTAAgagtttttgggatccctgggtggctcagcagtttagcacctgccttcggcccagggcgtgatcctggagtcccaggatcaaatcccgcatcaggctccctgcatggagcctgcttctccctctgcctgtgtctctgcctctctctctgtatctctcatgaataaataaaatcttttaataaaaaaaaatgaagagttttcaGTTGCTCTGGTGACTTCAAAACTGCACAAGCTCAAGGGTGAAACACTTAAGGAACATGAGGGGAATGCTTAAtgaggaatggaagaaaatgaaggataaTTTAGATTCATGTAGATATACAGGTTATTTGGGTACATTACCCCAGAAAACCAACCCCTGGAATTTATAATCTTCTCTCAAGACCAATGTTCAAAACCTCTAACAAGTAGTATAGTGATACAGTTCTATtagcatttaattattttgaacttaaaagaaattgatatatttgaaatatgcCTAAGGTTTAAATGTTGTGTATGCATTTTTATCACTATTCAAAAAGAGCACTAACAACTTTTTCTATGTTAAGTTGTTGTGGAAAGAGATTGAGTaaacaaaaattttcagaaagaTTTGCTTCAAATAAAACAATACTGTTTAGGTCTCAGATCTTTTTTAGCACTACtttccccaaagaaacaaacaggggGTACTGATTGAGTGTATCTggcagattaagaaaaaaagtctgagGTTAAAATTGAAGGTGAGATACACAAGAATTGACATTTTACTTAGTGGCATGTTTAAAAGTTTGAGAGTAACTtagtttcatcattttaaaaatatcaaattcttAATGCCAACACTAGTATGTGGACTTTTAagatttctaataaatatttcagtagaaACCAATTTTTAATATCAAGTCTGTGCATATATTATTAAATGATCTTTAAATGAATGTAATCCAACCAACCTGTTGCACAATCATGCTATAACTTCTAAGAGATCACACAGATTAGTGACGTCACATGCAagagtaaatttaaataatttaagctACCATCCCAATTTTCAAAAATGACTtatgattttagaaatatttcctataaaatattAGCATCTATCTGGACTGTGAGTCTATATTACACGTACTCCATGTACACCTTTCCTAGTcctatctttatcttttttaattttcagaaatagtACAAACAATAAAACACATTACTATAACCCAGACGTAACTATCATTTTGTTATAGTTATCTggagtctttatttctttttaatcatagTTATATAGATACAAAACTGAAGTATCTTTTAGCTATTTCTTTCCCACTACCTTTCTTTCTAGAGGCAACCACTTTTGGAAATTGAGTGTGTATCCTTCCAATTCATTCTTTagctttacataaaaatatttattcataatcaATGCTTAATACTAGTGTTTGTTAGTGTTGATTTCATTCAAATTCAGTTACGATTATATTTATCCCTTCATTTTCACTCTACATGATTTTTCAGGTCTttctttctatgtgtgtgtgtgtgtgtgtgtgtgtgtgtgtgtgtataaaacctGTTACACTTTACTCAGAATATTCTACTGTGTGCtcttatcacattttatttatccatttcacAAGCAACAGatatttgtttccaattttttgctaATATAATTCGTGCTTCAATGAACATAGAAGTACATGACTCCCTAGGTACATGTATCGGTTTTGTGGGGATATGCATGTATACTCAAGAGTGAGTATTCTGGAATCTATTTTAGAAATTCCCTCCTACTCCAAGGTTTTAAAAACATCCTCCTATAAAATTCTTATATTACTAAGTTTTGCTTTTTGCATTCTAATCTTCAGTACTTTtggattttataataataatgtattactACAGCAGAGATCTAATATTTTTCCACATGAAGAGTCAGTTACCCTGAGACCATTTTTTGAATCATCCATGATTTCCCTACCAACTGGTGATACCACCTCTATCAGTTAACAATTCCCCATAAAGGCATGCATGTTTCTGAAGATAATATTCTGTTCCAATTTCTGATTTCTACAAATGCACCaagaacaaataattttcattacatatgtagcaaaacatttttaaaatgacagttcTCTTAATGTCAAATCTTTATACCTCTTAATGCATCAGGTAGACCTTCCAGAACCATGTTGCTTGGTGTTCATGACTGGATCCTTACTTCAATTAGATTGCTCCTAACAGTACATCATTAACAATGTTTGTTGTGGGAGTTCTGGGAGTACCTAAGTTTTCATGATATTAAGATACTTATTAAAATTGTTAGTATTTAAGTTTTGAGTTGTTGGTAAAGTATTTCCCACATTCATGTCACTTTATTGTAAAACAAATATTCAGTGTAACATTAAATGTGTGTTCTGATGAAAGTTTTGCTAAATTCAAGGCATTCATAGAGTTTTAGTGAGTATGAATCCTCTGGTGTCTAATATGATGTGACTTCTGGCTAAAAGCTTTGCCACATTCACTACACTGATaaggtttttctccagtgtggatTCTCATATGTAGAGCAAGAGTTGAGAACTGAgagaaggctttcccacattcattacaacCGTAGGGCTTCTCACCTGTATGGCTTCTCATATGAACAGTAAGAGATGAGCTTTGACAGAAGGCTTTCCCACATATTTTACATTCATAAGGTTTATCACCTGTATGAATTCTCACATGCACAATGAGTGATGTGATTCTAgagaaggcttttccacatttattacattcatagggtttctctcctgtatgaatATTGTGATGTTTAATGAGGTATTGCTTCTGCCTAAAGATTgttccacattcattacatttatagggtttctctccaaTATGAATTTTCTCATGCTCAGTGAGATTTGATTTGccactgaaggctttcccacattctttacataTATAGGGCTTCTCTCCCGTATGACTTCTCTGGTGTCTAATGAGGCTTGACTTCTGAATGAAAGCTTTCCCACACCCTTtgcattcataaggtttctctccgGTATGTATTCTTTGATGGATAATAAGGTTTTCCTTCTGgctaaaggcttttccacattcattacatttaaagGGTTTCTTTCCACTGTGGATATTCTGATGTTTAATGAGGTATTGCTTCTGGCTGAAGGCCCTTCCACATTGATTACATTCAAatggtttctctcctgtatggATTTTCTCATGCTCAGTGAGATATGATTTGCCAttgaaggcttttccacattccttacatGTATAGGGTTTGTTTCCAGTATGATTTCTCTGGTGTTTAATGAGGCCTGGCATCTGAATAGAAGCTTTTCCACATTCATAaagtttctctccagtatgatgTTTCTGATGAGAAAGGAAGTTTCTTTTCTGgctgaaggcttttccacatttattacatttatatggTTTCTTTCCCATATGACTTCTCAAATGTAGAGTAAGGGATGAGACTCGAGAGAAAACTTTACCACATTCAGTACATTCATGTGACTTTTCTCCAGTATGCATTTTCTTATGTTCTATGAGGTTTTGCTTCAGGTTAAAGGTTTTTCCACATTCATCGCATTCATGAGGTTTCTCTCTACTATGAATTTGATCATGCTGAAGGAGATCTGCTTCAAGCTGAAGGCTTTCTAACATTTTTATCATGCACAGATATTTTTTCCAACAAGAATTCCTCAGTAGCTCTTGACATGTGACATAGACAAAAGATTTTTCACATTCATCAGattcatatggtttctctccaaAATTAATCCCCAGGTAGCTAATGAAGTTGAATTTATAGTCAAAGACTTCACATTGCTTATCCTGAGATTAGACAATTACAGACTGGGATTAACTATATGACATCACTGTATTCTTAATGGTTCTTTCTTAGATAGCTTCtcttatatgtttatattatgtTCAAAATTCCCTTAAGTCCCATACATATAGTCTTAAAGAAACAGTGTCTGTGCTCAGAGGAAGTACTTTCTGTTATGCaggttttctgaattttttcttagCTGTATTTTCCTGGAGAAGAATGAGACTCAACTCACATGTCTTccatgttgtgtttttatttataaatttcccAGTCCTTTTCTAAAAGGgaatacaaaaaaatcataattgaAAAGAGctataactaaaatatttagtGCCTCACATGTAGTAAAAATCCAGTAAAGTAGCTGTCATCATCAATACCACTAACACTTGTGATTTTTTccaatgttattaataaaatttcagaaatgtgaTATTGTAAAACAGTCTTTATTTCAAACCTAGTTTACCAGTATAAAAGAAAGCTTAAACACAAGTAACATTTATAGTTGCATGTAGCTTAAACTGCTTTtttatgtggggctcaattcacaaccctgagatcaagacctgagccagatcaagagttggacacttaactgactgagccattcagatgcacccccccccctttaaaaatgttttaaatttacttttttcaggtgccccttaaacagcttttaatgtaattttgtacactttataaataagtaaaataaaacataaaaacccCATGACAAACAGGATGAAAGGACAAACGCATAAAATTGGGAGAGCCTCGggcaaaaggataaaaaataatatgaatagaaGAATTATTAAAGAGGATGTGTGGTTAAATAAGATAAGCTCTATTTTTCTGAAAGTCCATTAAAATGACATTAAGAGGATGAAGGGCATATATTCATAAGCATTAAGAGGCTGGAGAGACACCAGTGGATGAGATGTTTTAGGAAATTTTGGaaggacagaaaataaagaattataaattaaCAGCAGAATCGAATGACTTAAAAGCCCACAGAAAACGGTGCCACCTAGAAACAAGGTAATTTGTCAACACAAAGGCTCTATAACTGGATAGACTAGGTGAGAGTGGAAGGTGAGACttataaaaaatgattataaaagcaGCAgccggggggatccctgggtggctcagcggtttagcgcctgcctttggcccagggcatgatcctggagtcccaggatcgagtcccgtgtcgggctcccggcatggagcctgcttctccctcctcttgtgtctctgcctcgctctctctctctatatatgtctatcatcaatcaatcaatcaatcttaaaaaaaaaaaaaaaaaaaagcagccaatGTACCCAATCTTCTTAACTGGAAGGAAATAGGAATTTATTATCCAAAGTATAAATAGGAGGCTCCAAATTTAGTGATGATAGGCAAAGTAGATTATAATAGTGAAAACAAGGTAATGAGTAAAAGTTCTTATGCAGAATAGGGTCCTAATCCCTTTCTAGTGATGCTTGTTAGAAATGCTGGGGTTACTGGTGTCAGACAACAGAAGggttcttttctgaaaaaaatgagaagaccatGAGAACATTTATAGATACTAACATTTGGAGTCCTATAAAAGAAATATCTAGATATCTGATTGAATGATGCACAGCAAAGCCCACCATTTTATAAGCTCCAACCATGCATACCTACTACAGTAATATTTCTGGTACTtcaatgttaaatattaatatagcacaaaaaaaaaatcacaaaaatttgaTGAAAGCTCTAAGGTGAAAGATCAAAACaagtaggaaaaaataaggaaaggaacaaaagaacacacacatacaatactATAATTAGTACTACAGAAAGCTAAAAATGAGAAGACCATGAGAACATTTATAGATACTAACATTTGGAGTCCTATAAAAGAAATATCTAGATATCTGATTGAATGATGCACAGCAAAGCCCACCATTTTATAAGCTCCAACCATGCATACCTACTACAGTAATATTTCTGGTACTtcaatgttaaatattaatatagcacaaaaaaaaaaaaaaagatcacaaaaaTTTGATGAAAGCTCTAAGGTGAAAGATCAAAACaagtaggaaaaaataaggaaaggaacaaaagaacacacacatacaatactATAATTAGTACTACAGAAAGCTAAGAGCTTGTATAACACTTAAATATTAACAGGGTTCTATAAAAAGTGCTTTTGCAAATAAACAATATGATGTTTACCTCAAAAATTCAACAGCTTGGGAGGTCCAGGAAACCTCccagaataaaaaaaaggaagggagaaagaaatgatGATTGGAAAATTAGTGGGTTAGTGGAGGCATCCAGGAGATTCGACATTTCCTAAAGGAGTTCcagagaaaacacaaaggaaaatgaatgcaGGAAATTCTCTCAATTCCATCTTTCATGTTAACAAGCtgattatataaattacatattttttatttaaagattttatttatttattcatgatagacatagagagagagagagagaggtagagacacaggcagagggagaagcaggctccatgcagggagcccgacgtgggactcgatcccgggactccaggattgtgccctgggccaaaggcaggcgctaaaccactgagccacccagggatcccctattattattatttttaaagatttgatttattcatgagagacacagagacagagaaaggctgagacacaggcagacggagaagcaggctccatgcagggagcctgacgtgggactccatcccgggtctccagaatcttcagccctgggctgaaggtggcgctaaaccgctgagccacccgggctgcccataaattacatattttaaaagattttgtttgagtgagagagagagaagggggaagggcaaagagagaagagaatgttaagcagaTTCCACTGaagaggaccctgagatcagacctgaagtgaaaccaagagttagatgcttaaccaactgcgccacatAGGTGTCcctagaagattttatttttaagtaatctttatatccaatgtggggcttgaatttacaaccctgagattaagagttgcatgctctatcaatTAAGCCAGCCAAGTGTTCCTAAGCTGACActatcttaaaatgtttaaatcaaaAGTAGATAAAATAGCTGTATAAAATGTGGGAATAAACACCAATAGACTCAGTTAAATGAGTTGAAAGTGGTTGCCTATGTGGAATAGGAACTGGGCTAATAGTattccacttttttaaaaaaatagttttttaagtaatatctacatcccatgtggggctcaaactcacaactccaagatcaagagtcacacattcctccaactgagccagccaggcaccccctatttcacttttaaaagccctatttgggatgcctgggtggctcagtggttgagtgtctgcctttggctcaggatgtcatcccagggtcctgggagtgagtcccacatcaggctccctgcaggcagtctgcttctccctctgcctatgtctctgcctctcatgaattaatgaataaataagtaaatatttaaaataaataaataaaagtccctATTTGTTATATTCTCAGAGATGTACTTGATTTGGACCTCTCAACTCTAACTGATCTAGAATTGTATAGTATCTATAGATGGTCTCTTTATCTGATTGCAGTTGAATTTTACATGGCTAAACGGCAAAGTACACATTTAGTGAAACAAAGGCTAGAAAACAGCCATTCTTGCTTTGAAATTTGATTTACTGCAGTGTTTTGATTATACTGTCATTTCTAAATATAGAAACTGTCATTGCCATCAACTTCAGTTTTCATGTTTCCCTTTCATTATGTCTGAAATAACTGGTACCAAAGCTCTCTTTTGTGAAGAGCTCTTTTCTTGTCCCCcttctgaattctttcttttataattgttttctagTCACTAACTAGAAGTCTCCTATGTGATCTGTCCCTCTCAAaattttatcctcattttctttccttaaaaaaaaaaaaaaagattttattttttaagtaatctctacacccaacatggggttcaaatttacaatcccaagatcaaagTCATATggcctaccaactgagccagccaggtgcccctcctcatTTCCTTATGCAAGAACTGACTCTAGTAATTTGCTCTCACCCAT
This portion of the Vulpes lagopus strain Blue_001 chromosome 2, ASM1834538v1, whole genome shotgun sequence genome encodes:
- the ZNF260 gene encoding zinc finger protein 260 isoform X4; this encodes MIKMLESLQLEADLLQHDQIHSREKPHECDECGKTFNLKQNLIEHKKMHTGEKSHECTECGKVFSRVSSLTLHLRSHMGKKPYKCNKCGKAFSQKRNFLSHQKHHTGEKLYECGKASIQMPGLIKHQRNHTGNKPYTCKECGKAFNGKSYLTEHEKIHTGEKPFECNQCGRAFSQKQYLIKHQNIHSGKKPFKCNECGKAFSQKENLIIHQRIHTGEKPYECKGCGKAFIQKSSLIRHQRSHTGEKPYICKECGKAFSGKSNLTEHEKIHIGEKPYKCNECGTIFRQKQYLIKHHNIHTGEKPYECNKCGKAFSRITSLIVHVRIHTGDKPYECKICGKAFCQSSSLTVHMRSHTGEKPYGCNECGKAFSQFSTLALHMRIHTGEKPYQCSECGKAFSQKSHHIRHQRIHTH